A single Vulcanisaeta distributa DSM 14429 DNA region contains:
- a CDS encoding DUF1616 domain-containing protein, which produces MDNRDIRNAIKNAINTNQCASVSELVTEVSRALGVPKGLVAYEVMMMWKNGELELEGVPRNSVAYVFSVEGLWYWVSLALVTASILAVTLIGGGPLIYLRYGLGALMLLFMPGYALVESLYPRGDELSPLERLALSIGLSLAVLPLIGLVLNYTPWGIRFVPIVVSTNAVTVTLLTVALVRKARIFEAGEDRCQG; this is translated from the coding sequence GTGGATAACCGCGACATTAGAAACGCCATTAAGAACGCCATCAACACCAATCAATGCGCAAGCGTGAGTGAGCTCGTAACTGAGGTGTCCAGGGCATTGGGTGTCCCCAAGGGCCTAGTTGCCTACGAGGTCATGATGATGTGGAAGAATGGCGAACTGGAGCTTGAGGGTGTCCCGCGCAATTCCGTGGCCTACGTCTTCAGTGTTGAGGGCCTTTGGTACTGGGTCTCCCTGGCCCTCGTCACCGCGTCAATACTCGCCGTGACCCTGATAGGCGGTGGGCCGCTCATCTACCTTAGGTATGGCCTAGGCGCACTGATGCTCCTATTCATGCCCGGCTACGCACTCGTTGAGTCACTGTATCCGAGGGGTGATGAGTTAAGCCCGCTGGAGAGGCTCGCCCTATCCATTGGCCTCAGCCTAGCAGTCCTACCATTGATTGGCTTAGTACTTAATTACACCCCGTGGGGCATTAGGTTTGTGCCCATCGTGGTATCCACGAATGCGGTCACGGTAACCCTACTCACGGTTGCCCTGGTGAGGAAGGCCAGGATATTCGAGGCGGGTGAGGATAGGTGCCAGGGTTAA
- a CDS encoding DUF1616 domain-containing protein: protein MSYRYLLLLVLLLTALGIALHAQQLGALTAYQYIVELSRLGVNTTSLVNELNNAISLEASGQVGNASTVIGSIVARAQSLIPGARLWYMVGIVIKAVVVAGVVALSVMFYVKRRELIGLIWLRVRGGNRVRGGGPGRPRTFIFSEEVVAVALSIVIILIVFLTAQSIVSGYTQPFSAIGLLGPTGKLGDYPSTVVVGQPISLYIYVYNHMGVPTWFVVRVFVTNNTVAQPPLNQTPIMVFQRVLLNNESWIEPLTLSINSTGTYRIIGELWMYSPSNLTLVYTGKYVQLWVNVTQVMPSG from the coding sequence GTGAGCTATCGATACCTATTACTACTGGTCCTATTACTTACGGCGCTGGGGATCGCCCTGCATGCCCAGCAGTTAGGTGCATTGACGGCATACCAATACATAGTCGAACTGAGCAGGTTGGGCGTTAACACCACGTCACTCGTCAATGAACTAAACAATGCAATAAGCCTTGAGGCCTCAGGCCAGGTGGGTAATGCATCCACGGTCATAGGCAGCATAGTCGCCAGGGCTCAGTCCCTAATCCCCGGTGCAAGGCTTTGGTACATGGTGGGTATCGTCATTAAGGCCGTTGTTGTAGCTGGGGTCGTAGCGTTAAGTGTCATGTTCTACGTCAAGAGGCGTGAGTTGATAGGCTTAATATGGCTAAGGGTTAGGGGCGGCAATAGGGTTAGGGGTGGTGGCCCTGGTAGGCCCAGGACGTTCATCTTCAGTGAGGAGGTGGTTGCCGTGGCTCTATCCATCGTGATAATACTGATCGTATTCCTAACAGCCCAGTCAATAGTGAGTGGTTATACCCAGCCCTTCTCCGCCATTGGGCTTCTGGGGCCCACGGGTAAGCTCGGTGATTACCCAAGCACCGTTGTCGTGGGCCAACCAATAAGCCTCTACATATACGTGTACAACCACATGGGCGTACCCACCTGGTTCGTGGTGAGGGTGTTCGTGACCAACAACACGGTGGCCCAACCACCCCTCAACCAGACGCCAATCATGGTTTTCCAGAGGGTCCTCCTGAATAATGAGTCCTGGATTGAGCCACTGACGCTTAGCATTAACTCAACGGGCACCTACAGGATAATTGGTGAGCTGTGGATGTACAGCCCAAGCAACCTAACCCTCGTCTACACCGGTAAGTACGTGCAACTTTGGGTTAACGTGACCCAGGTGATGCCCAGTGGATAA